Proteins encoded in a region of the Quercus lobata isolate SW786 chromosome 8, ValleyOak3.0 Primary Assembly, whole genome shotgun sequence genome:
- the LOC115955818 gene encoding probable methyltransferase PMT13 yields the protein MGHLNLPISKRSPRQWRLLDLVSAAFFAIVFIFLLLVFTPLGDSMAASGRQALLLSTSDPGQRHRLAALVELGTQPVTIEACSADSVDHMPCEDPRRNSQLSREMNFYRERHCPLPDNTPLCLIPPPKGYEIPVPWPESLHKVWHSNMPHNKIAERKGHQGWMKLEGPYFIFPGGGTMFPEGAVPYIEKLGQYIPISGGTIRTALDMGCGVASFGGYLLAEDILTVSFAPRDSHKSQIQFALERGIPAFVAMLGTRRLPFPGFSFDLVHCSRCLVPFTAYNATYFLEVDRLLRPGGYLVISGPPVRWANQDKEWDDLQAVARSLCYEIIVVEGSTAIWKKPLGDSCLPNQNEFGLELCDESDDPSYAWYYKLKKCVSRTSTAKGELAVGTIPKWPSRLTKVPSRATQMKNGIDVYEADTRRWLRRVAYYKNSLNIKLGTPAIRNVMDMNAFFGGFAAALKSDPVWVMNVVPARKTPTLAVIYDRGLIGVYHDWCEPFSTYPRTYDLIHVAGIESLIKDQGKNRCSLVDLMVEMDRILRPQGTVVVRDSPEVIDKVGRIARAIKWTATIHEKEPESHGREKILVATKKFWKLPSASH from the exons ATGGGTCATCTAAATCTGCCCATATCGAAACGAAGCCCCAGACAATGGCGACTCTTGGACTTAGTCTCGGCCGCGTTCTTTGCCATCGTTTTCATCTTCTTACTGCTAGTCTTCACTCCCTTAGGAGACTCTATGGCCGCATCGGGACGCCAAGCCCTCCTCCTCTCCACCTCCGATCCAGGTCAGCGCCACCGCCTCGCGGCGTTGGTGGAGCTGGGGACTCAGCCGGTCACCATCGAGGCTTGCTCTGCAGACTCAGTGGACCACATGCCATGTGAGGACCCAAGGAGGAACAGCCAGTTGAGCAGAGAAATGAACTTCTATAGAGAACGACATTGTCCTCTACCGGACAACACGCCGCTTTGTCTAATCCCACCTCCTAAAGGGTACGAAATTCCGGTGCCGTGGCCCGAAAGCTTGCACAAG GTATGGCATAGCAACATGCCACACAACAAAATTGCAGAAAGGAAAGGTCATCAGGGATGGATGAAACTGGAAGGTCCATACTTCATTTTCCCTGGTGGTGGCACAATGTTCCCAGAGGGTGCAGTACCTTATATTGAAAAGCTTGGACAATATATCCCTATAAGTGGTGGCACTATAAGGACTGCTCTCGATATGGGTTGCGGG GTGGCCAGTTTTGGGGGGTATCTGCTAGCTGAAGACATTTTAACCGTGTCATTTGCACCAAGAGATTCACATAAATCCCAGATACAGTTTGCACTGGAGAGAGGGATTCCAGCTTTTGTTGCTATGCTTGGAACTCGCAGACTCCCATTTCCAGGATTCTCATTTGACTTGGTGCATTGTTCTCGATGTTTAGTCCCTTTTACTGCTTATA ATGCAACATATTTCCTCGAAGTGGATCGGTTGCTTCGACCAGGAGGATATCTGGTCATCTCTGGTCCCCCGGTACGCTGGGCTAATCAAGACAAGGAATGGGATGATCTGCAGGCTGTGGCTAGATCATTGTGTTATGAAATCATTGTTGTAGAAGGAAGCACAGCCATCTGGAAAAAGCCTCTGGGAGATTCATGTCTCCCCAACCAAAATGAATTTGGTTTAGAGTTGTGTGATGAATCAGATGACCCAAGTTATGCCTG GTATTACaagttaaaaaaatgtgtaagcaGGACCTCTACTGCCAAAGGAGAACTAGCTGTTGGGACAATTCCAAAGTGGCCCAGCAGGCTGACAAAAGTTCCTTCAAGAGCCACACAGATGAAAAATGGCATTGATGTGTATGAGGCTGACACCCGGAGGTGGTTAAGACGGGTTGCTTACTACAAGAACTCATTAAATATAAAGCTTGGAACTCCAGCCATACGCAACGTCATGGACATGAATGCATTTTTTGGAGGCTTTGCAGCAGCTCTAAAATCTGACCCTGTGTGGGTAATGAATGTGGTACCTGCTCGCAAGACGCCAACTTTGGCAGTAATTTATGACAGAGGCCTTATTGGTGTCTACCATGATTG GTGTGAGCCTTTCTCAACATATCCTAGGACCTATGATCTCATTCATGTAGCTGGTATTGAATCACTCATAAAAGATCAAGGCAAGAACAG GTGTAGCCTTGTGGATTTGATGGTGGAGATGGATCGAATTTTGCGTCCACAGGGAACAGTTGTGGTTAGAGATTCCCCTGAAGTTATTGATAAAGTAGGTCGCATAGCCCGTGCTATTAAATGGACAGCTACCATACATGAGAAAGAACCTGAATCACACGGGAGAGAAAAAATACTTGTTGCAACCAAAAAATTTTGGAAGCTGCCTTCGGCGTCCCACTGA